A single genomic interval of Pyrus communis chromosome 7, drPyrComm1.1, whole genome shotgun sequence harbors:
- the LOC137739266 gene encoding exocyst complex component EXO70A1-like: protein MESPPPPPMLQELDAAENIILVWDSTASEEARERMIFDGQRDEIDRYLQAVDEIQRSLSSATLSSEGEQSKLNSAIQIAMARLEDEFRNILLNHTTPIEPDSLSSADPSSSTHSCVADSSSEFEDYSAEDDGGLTTPKASSVYAGDVDELLQRGDSSNTSSYRSASSIRELDLIPSDAVFDLRNIAERMIAAGYLRECIQVYGGVRKGTVDSSFRKLGIEKLSIGDVQRLPWEQLETKIRRWIRAAKACVRTVFASEKKLCEQIFNGIGTAIDDACFMETVKGPAIQLFNFAEAISISRRSPEKLFKILDLHDALMDLMPDIESVFESKSSESIRIQAVEILSRLAEAARGILSEFENAVLREPSRVPVPGGTIHPLTRYVMNYISLISDYKQTLHELIVSKPSTGSRYSGDPTTPDMEFAELEEKTPLALHLIWIIVILQFNLDGKSKHYKDASIAHLFMMNNVHYIVQKVKGSPELREMIGDDYLRRLTGKFRQAATSYQRATWVGVLYCLRDEGLHVSGSFSSGVSKSALRERFKSFNAMFEEVHRTQATWLIPDTQLREELRISISEKLIPAYRSFLGRFRSHIESGKHPENYIKYSTEDLETAVLDFFEGYSVSQHLRRRSQ from the coding sequence ATGGAATCTCCACCGCCGCCGCCTATGCTTCAAGAGCTAGACGCGGCGGAGAATATTATTCTCGTCTGGGACTCCACGGCTTCCGAGGAGGCCCGAGAGCGAATGATATTCGACGGCCAGCGCGACGAAATCGATCGCTACTTACAGGCCGTCGATGAAATCCAACGCTCTCTGTCCTCAGCCACGCTTTCTTCAGAGGGCGAACAGTCCAAGCTCAACTCTGCCATCCAGATCGCCATGGCTCGGTTGGAGGACGAGTTCCGCAACATCCTCCTCAACCACACCACTCCCATCGAGCCTGACTCGCTTTCCTCCGCCGATCCGAGCTCGTCAACTCACTCCTGCGTCGCTGATTCGAGCTCCGAGTTCGAGGATTACTCGGCTGAAGACGACGGCGGTTTGACCACACCTAAGGCCTCCTCCGTCTATGCCGGTGACGTCGACGAGCTTCTCCAGCGCGGCGATTCGTCGAACACTAGCAGCTACCGGTCCGCCAGCAGCATCCGCGAGCTCGATCTCATCCCCTCCGATGCGGTATTCGATCTCCGCAACATCGCTGAGCGGATGATTGCGGCCGGCTACCTCCGCGAGTGTATTCAGGTCTACGGCGGCGTCAGGAAGGGGACGGTGGACTCGAGTTTCCGGAAGCTGGGGATTGAGAAGCTGAGCATCGGAGACGTTCAGAGGCTGCCGTGGGAGCAGCTGGAAACCAAGATCCGACGGTGGATACGCGCCGCCAAGGCTTGCGTGAGGACCGTCTTCGCCTCCGAAAAGAAGCTCTGCGAGCAAATCTTTAATGGCATCGGCACCGCCATTGACGACGCTTGCTTTATGGAGACAGTCAAGGGCCCCGCGATTCAGCTCTTCAACTTCGCCGAGGCCATCAGCATCAGCCGGAGGTCGCCCGAGAAGCTCTTCAAGATTCTCGACTTGCACGATGCTCTGATGGACTTGATGCCAGACATCGAATCGGTTTTCGAATCGAAATCGTCGGAGTCGATTCGGATTCAGGCGGTGGAGATCTTGTCGAGGCTGGCGGAGGCAGCGAGGGGAATTCTATCTGAGTTTGAGAATGCCGTACTTCGCGAACCGTCTAGGGTTCCCGTTCCCGGCGGAACAATTCATCCATTGACTCGGTATGTGATGAATTACATCAGTTTGATATCGGATTATAAGCAGACTTTGCATGAGCTTATTGTGTCGAAGCCCTCCACGGGGTCGCGGTACTCCGGCGATCCCACGACTCCGGATATGGAGTTCGCCGAGTTGGAGGAGAAGACCCCTCTGGCTCTGCATTTGATTTGGATTATTGTGATTTTGCAATTTAATTTGGATGGCAAGTCTAAGCACTATAAGGATGCTTCAATAGCTCACTTGTTCATGATGAACAATGTTCATTACATTGTTCAAAAGGTGAAAGGGTCTCCGGAATTGCGGGAAATGATTGGAGACGATTACTTGAGGAGGTTGACCGGGAAGTTCCGCCAGGCAGCTACTAGTTACCAGAGAGCTACTTGGGTAGGTGTGTTGTATTGTTTGAGAGATGAAGGGTTACATGTTAGCGGGAGTTTTTCTTCCGGGGTGTCAAAGAGTGCTTTGAGAGAGAGGTTCAAGTCCTTCAATGCTATGTTTGAGGAGGTTCATAGGACCCAAGCTACTTGGTTGATACCGGATACTCAGCTTAGGGAGGAGCTACGGATATCTATATCAGAGAAGTTGATCCCAGCATACAGGTCGTTCCTTGGGCGGTTCAGGAGCCATATAGAAAGTGGGAAGCATCCGGAAAACTACATCAAGTATTCGACCGAGGATTTGGAGACCGCTGTATTGGATTTCTTTGAGGGGTACTCGGTATCCCAGCACTTGAGGAGGAGATCTCAGTGA
- the LOC137740052 gene encoding sm-like protein LSM1B produces the protein MSWAGPEDVYLSTSLASYLDKKLLVLLRDGRKLLGILRSFDQFANAVLEGACERVIVGDLYCDIPLGLYVIRGENVVLIGELDSEREELPPHMTRVSAAEIKRAQKAEREASDLKGTMRKRMEFLDMD, from the exons ATGTCTTGGGCAGGCCCAGAAGATGTCTACCTTTCCACTTCTCTTGCTAGCTACCTTGACA AGAAGCTTCTTGTGCTGCTCCGTGATGGTCGAAAACTTTTGGGGATACTTCGGTCTTTTGATCAATTCG CCAATGCCGTTCTCGAGGGTGCATGTGAGAGAGTCATTGTTGGGGATCTTTACTGTGATATCCCCTTGGGTCTTTACGTCATCCGTGGGGAGAATGTTGTTCTAATTGGCGAGCTG GATTCGGAAAGGGAGGAACTTCCACCACACATGACTCGTGTTTCAGctgcagaaattaaaagg GCACAGAAAGCAGAAAGAGAAGCTTCTGATCTTAAAGGTACAATGAGAAAAAGAATGGAGTTCCTTGATATGGATTAA
- the LOC137739267 gene encoding uncharacterized protein, translated as MWCSPAPALLAFLLCFLSAEASVHKYAAERFATKGSAFVVHGGSEGIYSSAPAQSASDSVNGDSFIRFEKVTFRRSRESANLSSWPVHAIVFEVEDRETIGGSAYGGQRAVCCSGDLAKLGVCAQGEIIHRQSTENPGWPQVFGVSFEEYEEVATLPSKSIPITKTGMYNLYFIHCDLSIKDVVVEGKTIWKNPTGYLPGRMAPFMSFYGFMSFAFVILGIGWFSQYARFWREVFPLQNCITLVITLGMFEMALWYFEYAEFNETGIRPTGITVWAVTFGTVKRTVARVILLMVSMGYGVVRPSLGGLTSKVILLGLTFFLASEVLEMVENVGAVSDLSGKARLFLVLPVAVLDAFFILWIFTSLSATLKKLQARRMMVKLDIYRKFTNALAVTVIVSVGWICYELYFKSNDVYNEQWQNAWIIPAFWQVLSFSLLCVICILWTPSQTSTRYAYSGDSEEFDKDDTTLTLIKPALTPAKDAGSALETRPVKSSNGASNGDDEEDKIE; from the exons ATGTGGTGCTCTCCAGCTCCTGCTCTCCTTGCGTTTCTGCTCTGCTTTTTGAGCGCGGAGGCATCGGTCCACAAATACGCCGCTGAGAGATTCGCCACCAAAGGCAGCGCCTTCGTCGTCCACGGCGGCAGCGAGGGAATTTACTCTTCTGCCCCTGCTCAGTCCGCCTCCGACTCAGTCAACGGCGACTCTTTCATACG CTTCGAAAAGGTTACGTTTCGGAGGAGCAGAGAATCTGCAAACCTGAGCTCATGGCCAGTCCATGCCATTGTTTTTGAGGTGGAAGATAGAGAGACCATTGGGGGTTCAGCTTATGGTGGTCAAAGAGCAGTATGTTGCTCAGGGGATCTGGCGAAATTGGGGGTGTGTGCACAAGGAGAGATCATTCACCGCCAGTCGACTGAGAATCCAGGTTGGCCCCAGGTTTTTGGTGTCTCATTTGAAGAATATGAGGAAGTTGCTACATTGCCGTCCAAATCCATACCAATTACGAAAACCGGGATGTACAATTTGTATTTTATTCATTGTGATCTGAGTATTAAGGATGTGGTTGTGGAGGGGAAAACTATATGGAAGAATCCTACTGGGTATTTACCTGGTAGAATGGCTCCTTTTATGAGTTTCTATGGGTTTATGTCCTTTGCCTTTGTCATACTCGGGATTGGTTGGTTCTCACAGTATGCAAGATTCTGGAGAGAAGTTTTCCCGTTGCAGAACTGCATCACTCTGGTAATAACACTCGGTATGTTTGAGATGGCTTTGTGGTATTTTGAGTATGCTGAATTCAACGAGACAGGCATCAGGCCAACTGGGATAACTGTATGGGCTGTTACCTTTGGGACAGTCAAGCGCACCGTAGCACGTGTGATACTTTTAATGGTCTCTATGGGCTATGGTGTTGTGAGGCCTTCCCTTGGTGGGCTTACATCAAAGGTGATTTTGCTCGGACTGACCTTCTTCCTAGCATCTGAGGTTCTTGAGATGGTAGAAAATGTCGGTGCAGTAAGTGATCTTTCTGGGAAGGCAAGATTGTTCTTGGTTCTTCCTGTGGCAGTATTGGATGCGTTCTTCATTCTTTGGATATTTACTTCCCTCTCTGCAACTTTGAAAAAGCTTCAG GCTAGGCGAATGATGGTTAAACTAGACATTTACAGGAAGTTTACCAATGCGTTGGCAGTAACTGTCATTGTGTCTGTGGGTTGGATATGCTATGAG CTGTatttcaaatcaaatgatgtttACAATGAGCAGTGGCAGAACGCATGGATCATCCCTGCCTTCTGGCAAGttttatctttctctctcctatGTGTCATCTGCATTCTTTGGACGCCATCGCAGACCTCAACAAG ATATGCGTACTCTGGAGATAGCGAAGAGTTTGACAAGGACGACACGACTTTGACACTCATAAAACCGGCCCTAACGCCTGCTAAGGATGCTGGTAGTGCGCTGGAGACTAGACCGGTGAAGAGCAGCAATGGGGCCTCAAATGGCGACGATGAAGAAGACAAGATAGAGTAA